Proteins from a genomic interval of Microbacterium phyllosphaerae:
- a CDS encoding DUF4062 domain-containing protein — MDKRYQVFVSSTFTDLIDERREVMQALLEMDSVPAGMELFPAGNDDQWTLIKGVIEQSDYYLVILAGRYGSVTEEGLSFTEKEYDYAVELGLPVLGFVAADVDSIPVGKTDRNDAAAAKLDAFRAKVQKRMTKDWKNAEDLGSKVTRGLMHLFKTHPRPGWVRGDQAMTSETRIRIAELEAKIATLEMQEIENQNANERRLDTDFAHGSERMEISIHHSGFDAYGTGEEEEDGTLACTWDEIVEVLGPFMIDEAPEPALQRRLEKYLVTKLLEDSDGGWTLGWEDHEVSVSDSSWGSIIVQLRALRVITIGTRPRGINDRNVYWKLTPAGDDYVVSLRATPSESLGATR, encoded by the coding sequence ATGGATAAGCGGTATCAAGTCTTCGTCAGCTCGACCTTCACTGACCTCATCGACGAGCGTCGCGAGGTGATGCAAGCACTGCTGGAGATGGACTCTGTACCTGCCGGGATGGAACTCTTCCCTGCGGGTAACGACGACCAATGGACCCTAATCAAGGGGGTCATCGAGCAGAGCGACTACTACCTCGTGATCCTCGCCGGCAGATACGGGTCAGTGACTGAGGAGGGACTCAGCTTCACCGAGAAGGAGTACGACTACGCCGTTGAACTGGGACTCCCCGTTCTCGGATTTGTTGCGGCCGACGTTGACAGCATTCCCGTAGGTAAGACCGACCGAAACGATGCCGCGGCCGCGAAACTTGATGCATTCCGCGCCAAGGTTCAGAAACGGATGACGAAGGATTGGAAGAACGCGGAAGACCTTGGTTCCAAGGTCACTCGGGGTCTCATGCACCTCTTCAAAACTCACCCGAGGCCCGGATGGGTGCGCGGCGACCAAGCTATGACCTCTGAGACTCGAATCCGGATAGCAGAGCTCGAAGCGAAGATCGCCACGCTCGAGATGCAAGAGATCGAGAACCAGAACGCGAACGAGCGACGGCTGGATACAGATTTCGCCCACGGCAGCGAACGGATGGAGATCTCGATTCACCACAGCGGCTTCGATGCCTACGGAACAGGAGAAGAGGAAGAAGACGGTACTTTGGCTTGCACGTGGGACGAGATTGTCGAAGTTCTCGGACCCTTCATGATCGATGAGGCTCCCGAACCCGCGCTCCAGAGGCGATTGGAGAAGTACCTCGTCACCAAGCTGTTAGAAGACTCGGACGGCGGCTGGACGCTCGGCTGGGAAGACCACGAGGTCAGCGTCTCGGACAGCTCCTGGGGTTCGATAATCGTGCAGTTGCGTGCCTTGCGCGTTATTACCATCGGAACTCGACCACGAGGCATCAACGACCGCAACGTATATTGGAAGCTCACACCGGCGGGGGACGACTACGTGGTCTCGTTGCGAGCGACTCCGAGCGAGAGCCTCGGAGCTACTCGATGA
- a CDS encoding phage tail tape measure protein, with protein MAERVTAVILEADISQFARAMNQAADSTKQVSDEGKKLAETHQAMTLLGTGMLAAGAAIAAGVGVAVMKYAEFDAAMSNVAATGDDARANMDALREAALDAGASTVFSATESANAIEELAKAGLSAKDILGGGLKGALDLAAAGGLEVADAAGIAATALKVFNLRGEDMSHVADLLAAGAGKAMGDVSDLSAALAQGGQIAAQTGLSIEETTATLAAFASQGLLGSDAGTSFKSMLQRLTPQSKEAADKMKELGISAYDASGNFVGMEKFAGNLQTALKNLTPEQRNAALAVIFGSDAVRAASVLYSEGADGVRKWTEAVNDQGYAAETAAQRLDNLIGDWEAFTGALDTAFITMGEGLDGPLRGLVQGLTGLVDGFNDLPDAGKQGVLWIGLVTAGVGLLGGATLIAVPKLAAFKIALQTLGVSGASALSGISRFASFLGGPWGIALVLATGVVTELATAQARAQERAKAYADTLAEGTQKVTKATRELIAENITAKEGAFLWLEGNSAADAAKDLGISLDTVRKAIEGNADALDEVNSKTQAAIDGYDFWNQESIKLNSSAVYLRDNIEKETGALDQAAQAAREKAEANRESTSATDDATAATEDFEAATQAAVGELEDMVQALLNVAGGAKDMTQSHDDALASINALVEAAAVEGASLTGTNDASIRFRDSIREVEQAHLDSAVAILENGGTLADAQAEWQRGRDKIIEMGGALGESSEAAVAWADQNLGSAAQVTQAMGNVSASINNVPKNPTINLTLTGTSAVYTELMRVQAALRSVTGNQSLHVSTGLGGQGGLVAGNENGGLYSYKAFANGGMSSGIYRGGAEIHKFAEKTLPWEAYISPKSDQKQQNYGTWLEVGNRLGFNNSGSGSRAAAGPTYNFNGDIYGQDPGEIAREVNTLVRRASTISGVRDSVGD; from the coding sequence ATGGCTGAACGCGTTACCGCTGTAATCCTTGAGGCGGATATCTCACAGTTTGCCCGCGCGATGAATCAGGCTGCTGATTCGACGAAGCAGGTTTCGGACGAGGGTAAGAAGCTTGCTGAGACGCATCAGGCGATGACACTGCTGGGCACGGGGATGCTGGCTGCTGGTGCGGCGATTGCGGCTGGTGTGGGTGTCGCTGTGATGAAGTACGCGGAATTCGACGCTGCAATGTCGAATGTTGCGGCTACGGGCGATGATGCCCGCGCGAACATGGATGCGCTGCGGGAAGCGGCCCTTGATGCGGGCGCGTCAACTGTGTTCTCTGCGACTGAGTCTGCGAATGCGATCGAGGAGTTGGCGAAGGCTGGCCTGTCGGCGAAGGACATTCTGGGTGGTGGTCTGAAGGGCGCCCTGGATCTTGCGGCTGCTGGTGGGCTTGAGGTTGCGGATGCTGCGGGTATTGCTGCTACTGCACTGAAGGTGTTCAACCTGCGTGGTGAGGACATGTCGCATGTGGCGGATCTTCTGGCCGCGGGTGCCGGTAAGGCGATGGGTGACGTGTCGGATCTGTCGGCGGCTCTCGCTCAGGGCGGTCAGATTGCGGCTCAGACGGGCCTATCGATCGAAGAGACCACGGCGACTCTGGCGGCGTTCGCTTCCCAGGGTCTGCTGGGTTCGGACGCCGGTACGTCGTTCAAATCCATGCTTCAGCGCTTGACGCCGCAGTCGAAGGAAGCCGCGGACAAGATGAAGGAACTGGGGATCAGCGCCTACGACGCGTCGGGGAACTTCGTCGGAATGGAGAAGTTCGCGGGCAACTTGCAGACCGCGTTGAAGAATCTCACCCCGGAGCAGCGAAACGCGGCCCTGGCGGTGATCTTCGGGTCGGATGCTGTGCGCGCCGCGAGCGTTCTGTACAGCGAAGGCGCGGACGGCGTTCGAAAGTGGACTGAGGCTGTCAACGATCAGGGCTATGCGGCTGAAACCGCGGCGCAGCGACTCGACAATCTGATTGGTGATTGGGAGGCGTTTACGGGCGCCCTGGATACTGCGTTCATCACGATGGGTGAGGGTCTTGATGGGCCTCTTCGTGGGCTTGTGCAGGGACTCACCGGCCTGGTGGACGGCTTCAACGATCTCCCCGACGCCGGTAAGCAAGGCGTTCTGTGGATCGGCCTGGTGACTGCGGGGGTGGGGCTGCTTGGCGGAGCTACTCTCATTGCGGTTCCGAAGCTTGCCGCGTTCAAGATCGCACTACAGACGCTTGGCGTCTCGGGCGCATCAGCACTCTCTGGCATCTCAAGGTTTGCTTCGTTCCTGGGCGGACCGTGGGGTATCGCTCTCGTGCTTGCTACCGGCGTCGTGACGGAGCTTGCTACGGCTCAGGCTCGAGCTCAGGAGCGCGCGAAAGCGTACGCAGACACGCTCGCGGAGGGAACCCAGAAGGTCACCAAGGCAACGCGTGAACTCATCGCGGAGAACATCACCGCCAAGGAGGGTGCGTTCCTGTGGCTCGAGGGCAACTCTGCTGCGGACGCTGCCAAGGATCTCGGGATCTCGCTCGACACGGTGCGCAAGGCGATTGAGGGCAACGCGGACGCGCTCGATGAGGTCAACTCGAAGACTCAGGCGGCGATCGACGGCTACGACTTCTGGAATCAGGAATCCATCAAGCTGAACAGTTCGGCGGTGTACCTGCGCGACAACATCGAGAAGGAAACGGGCGCTCTCGATCAGGCAGCTCAGGCAGCTCGGGAGAAGGCTGAGGCAAACCGTGAGAGCACATCAGCGACGGACGATGCGACCGCTGCGACCGAAGATTTCGAGGCCGCTACTCAGGCTGCTGTGGGTGAGCTTGAGGACATGGTGCAAGCGCTGCTGAATGTTGCCGGTGGAGCAAAGGACATGACGCAGTCTCACGATGACGCGTTGGCATCGATCAATGCGCTGGTGGAGGCTGCTGCTGTTGAGGGCGCTTCTCTGACGGGCACGAATGATGCGTCGATCCGGTTCCGTGATTCGATTCGCGAGGTAGAGCAGGCGCACCTTGACTCTGCCGTGGCCATCTTGGAGAACGGTGGGACTCTCGCTGACGCCCAGGCTGAGTGGCAGCGCGGTCGAGACAAGATCATCGAGATGGGCGGGGCGCTAGGCGAATCGAGTGAAGCAGCTGTCGCGTGGGCCGATCAGAACCTTGGGTCGGCTGCTCAGGTGACGCAGGCAATGGGGAATGTCTCTGCATCGATCAACAACGTCCCAAAGAACCCGACAATCAACCTCACCCTGACCGGCACGTCTGCCGTCTACACCGAGCTGATGCGTGTGCAGGCTGCTCTCCGGAGTGTGACGGGTAACCAGTCGTTGCATGTCTCGACGGGTCTCGGTGGTCAGGGTGGTCTTGTCGCCGGGAATGAGAACGGTGGCCTGTACTCGTATAAGGCGTTCGCTAACGGTGGCATGAGCTCGGGTATCTACCGGGGCGGCGCGGAGATCCACAAGTTCGCTGAGAAGACGCTCCCCTGGGAGGCGTACATCTCTCCGAAGTCGGATCAGAAGCAGCAGAACTATGGGACGTGGCTCGAGGTAGGCAACCGTCTGGGGTTCAACAACAGCGGCTCTGGATCACGCGCGGCAGCCGGTCCGACGTACAACTTCAACGGTGATATCTACGGGCAAGACCCGGGAGAGATCGCCCGCGAAGTCAACACTCTGGTGAGACGCGCAAGCACCATCTCCGGTGTGCGCGACTCAGTAGGAGACTGA
- a CDS encoding helix-turn-helix domain-containing protein produces MNLYELTVYTVLLRFRNPNTGTCFPGMTTIADLGRMSLKSAERAVRGLEEVHGVITVDRRSTITNNQPNIYTVALPAKERPAGLSKKSARGTRIPRRAKPTDSESAGKRAKQLDSAPAEHGVRFAPTDSESDPQTPSPRPPQTRSLSNETNEKKTNEEDVTLTFSESEHEPFSFDLPDINGATEKQVAYLKDLAIHIGYRTGGGIPNETQLQRWRKLTRDEADNLIYRYKKEIGRPDDAEYYPEPSDPEYDALSAAGQAFADSLGDPDSVYDYTKHA; encoded by the coding sequence ATGAACCTCTATGAGCTGACGGTATACACCGTCCTGCTGAGGTTCAGGAACCCGAACACGGGCACATGTTTTCCGGGCATGACCACAATCGCGGATCTCGGGCGCATGTCTCTCAAGAGCGCGGAGAGGGCCGTCAGGGGACTTGAGGAGGTGCACGGAGTGATCACGGTGGATCGCCGCTCGACCATCACCAACAACCAACCCAACATCTACACCGTGGCGCTCCCGGCGAAAGAACGTCCTGCTGGCCTCTCCAAGAAGAGCGCTCGTGGCACACGCATCCCACGTCGGGCCAAACCCACAGACTCCGAGTCGGCGGGTAAGCGCGCAAAACAGCTCGACTCAGCACCTGCTGAACACGGCGTGAGGTTCGCACCCACAGACTCCGAGTCTGACCCACAGACTCCGAGTCCGCGCCCCCCACAGACTCGGAGTCTGTCTAACGAGACCAATGAGAAGAAGACCAATGAAGAAGATGTAACACTCACTTTCTCCGAAAGCGAGCATGAGCCTTTTTCATTCGATCTCCCAGACATCAACGGAGCCACCGAAAAGCAGGTCGCATACCTCAAAGACCTCGCCATCCACATCGGATACCGGACAGGCGGCGGCATCCCCAACGAAACGCAATTGCAACGGTGGCGGAAACTCACCCGCGACGAAGCCGACAACCTCATCTACCGGTACAAGAAAGAAATCGGCAGACCCGACGACGCCGAATACTACCCAGAACCCAGCGACCCCGAATACGACGCACTGAGCGCAGCGGGTCAAGCATTCGCAGACTCATTGGGAGACCCCGACAGTGTGTACGACTACACAAAACACGCGTAA
- a CDS encoding helix-turn-helix domain-containing protein, which yields MTLTSDVPQKRFYFVDEVATELRRSEASIRWMIHTEQIKTGKIGGRVVVAAAEIDRIISEAFADAG from the coding sequence ATGACACTCACGTCGGATGTGCCGCAGAAGCGCTTCTACTTCGTGGACGAGGTCGCCACCGAGCTTCGTCGCTCGGAAGCGTCGATCAGATGGATGATCCACACCGAGCAAATCAAGACCGGCAAGATCGGCGGGCGCGTTGTCGTTGCTGCCGCAGAGATCGACCGGATCATCTCGGAGGCTTTCGCGGACGCCGGGTGA
- a CDS encoding tyrosine-type recombinase/integrase: protein MVRQYIEDRWHRRGDDGRRVRSNRYGAGMQWRARYFDAAGKEHAKHFPQKKLAQKWLNEVTASIVTGQYVDPQSAKVTFRTYADAWLAAQVHKDATALLYRGHLERHVYPVLGDLPLGSVLTTTVQGWVKRLGTGDPDSGRKGLAPATVGVVYTVVASIFRAAVHDRKLATSPCTRIKLPTVEKTRIRPLTTAQVDLLADTLPAELRALVILAAGTGMRQGEVLGLTRDRLRLLGKNPAVTVDRQLVTKAGGLTAFAPPKTEASNRVIPLPRVVVSALNDHLARYDIRDGELLFTWLGQPLTRQRFGHIWRPIAKTAGLSAETGTGMHALRHYYASLLIRYGESVKTVQARLGHKSATETLDTYGHMWADSDDRTREAVDSVLGSSADSPRTLPGAV, encoded by the coding sequence ATGGTGAGGCAGTACATCGAAGATCGCTGGCATCGGCGCGGCGATGACGGTAGGCGGGTGCGGTCGAACCGATATGGCGCGGGGATGCAATGGCGCGCGCGATACTTCGATGCTGCGGGCAAGGAGCACGCGAAACACTTCCCCCAGAAGAAGCTGGCTCAGAAGTGGCTGAATGAGGTCACGGCGTCAATCGTCACGGGTCAGTATGTCGATCCCCAGTCTGCGAAGGTCACCTTCCGCACCTACGCTGATGCGTGGTTGGCCGCACAGGTGCACAAGGATGCGACGGCGCTGCTCTACCGCGGGCATCTCGAGCGCCACGTGTACCCAGTTCTTGGCGACCTGCCGCTGGGTAGCGTCCTGACGACAACGGTTCAGGGGTGGGTCAAGCGCCTGGGTACGGGAGATCCGGACAGCGGTCGTAAAGGCCTGGCGCCGGCGACGGTGGGTGTTGTGTACACGGTGGTTGCGTCGATCTTTCGTGCTGCTGTGCACGATCGCAAGCTCGCGACTTCGCCGTGCACGCGAATCAAGCTTCCGACCGTCGAGAAGACGCGTATACGACCGCTGACGACCGCGCAGGTAGATCTGCTGGCGGACACCCTGCCTGCCGAGTTGCGGGCGCTGGTGATCCTCGCAGCGGGCACGGGGATGCGCCAGGGTGAAGTGCTCGGGCTGACGCGAGACAGGTTGCGCCTGCTAGGCAAGAACCCTGCGGTGACGGTGGATCGACAGTTGGTCACGAAGGCTGGTGGGCTCACGGCGTTCGCTCCCCCGAAGACTGAGGCATCGAATCGGGTCATCCCACTCCCCCGCGTCGTCGTTTCCGCTCTGAACGATCATCTGGCGCGATATGACATCAGGGATGGGGAACTGCTGTTCACGTGGCTTGGTCAGCCGCTCACCCGGCAGCGGTTCGGGCACATCTGGCGACCGATCGCGAAGACTGCTGGGCTCAGCGCTGAGACCGGCACAGGGATGCACGCGCTGCGTCATTACTACGCGAGCCTGCTGATCCGATACGGCGAGTCGGTGAAGACAGTTCAGGCGCGGCTGGGCCACAAGTCCGCGACGGAGACGTTGGACACGTACGGCCATATGTGGGCGGACTCCGATGACCGGACTCGAGAAGCCGTTGACAGCGTGCTTGGCAGTTCTGCGGACTCTCCACGGACTCTGCCTGGCGCGGTGTAG
- a CDS encoding bifunctional 3'-5' exonuclease/DNA polymerase: protein MNSQRPPERRVALLARAGGYTAVELGADDSEVGRVELAAAEMPAWVAAQEHENAPRWVIRSAREIYPVLLDAGVLLGRSHDLVLCHAILRDTDKVARPLAPSASWVRRDPVDEAPALFDVVEQSDSGDPVGAALDQYREQRRVLRDGKDGRLTLLTSAESAGGLIAEEMRAAGVPWNESVHDGILTEILGTRPVAGGLPSHMVAQGERVRSILSDPTLNLESQPKLLRALHRVGVQVESTSRWELAQHSHAVVEPLLAYKKLSRLLSANGWAWLAEWVHEGRFRPIYITGGVVTGRWASAGGGALQLPRNLRAAVRADEGWTLVVADVAQLEPRMLAGMAGDRAMAKAAQGKDLYAGVVESGAVATREEAKYAVLGAMYGATTGDSGRLVPRLRKVYPRAMALVDKAARFGEDGGVVSTWLGRSSPRPSTEWEAMQARATDADADPADVALARRRARDWGRFTRNFVVQGTAAEWSLIWLAEIRHRLQALPDAERPAAASGVFRSRAHLAFFLHDEVILHVPADQAEAAADAVREAAAVATRRLFGGFPIDVPLDLRIAESAEK from the coding sequence GTGAACTCTCAGAGGCCTCCGGAACGCCGTGTCGCACTGCTGGCCCGGGCCGGCGGATACACGGCGGTCGAACTCGGCGCAGACGATTCCGAGGTCGGACGCGTGGAGCTCGCGGCTGCCGAGATGCCGGCGTGGGTCGCGGCTCAGGAACACGAGAACGCGCCGCGCTGGGTGATCCGCAGTGCGCGAGAGATCTACCCGGTGCTGCTCGACGCCGGTGTGCTCCTGGGGCGTTCGCACGACCTGGTGCTCTGTCACGCGATCCTCCGCGACACCGACAAGGTGGCGCGGCCCCTCGCTCCCTCGGCATCGTGGGTGCGACGCGACCCCGTCGACGAGGCCCCGGCACTCTTCGACGTCGTGGAGCAGAGCGACTCGGGTGACCCCGTGGGCGCCGCCCTCGACCAGTATCGCGAGCAGCGCCGGGTGCTTCGCGACGGCAAGGACGGCCGGCTGACGCTGCTCACCTCCGCGGAATCCGCCGGAGGGCTCATCGCCGAGGAGATGCGCGCTGCGGGCGTGCCGTGGAACGAGTCGGTGCACGACGGCATCCTCACGGAGATCCTCGGCACGCGCCCGGTCGCGGGTGGTCTTCCCAGCCACATGGTGGCGCAGGGCGAGCGGGTGCGCTCGATCCTCAGCGACCCCACGCTGAATCTCGAGAGCCAGCCGAAGCTGCTCCGGGCGCTGCACAGGGTCGGAGTCCAGGTCGAGTCGACCAGCCGGTGGGAGCTCGCCCAGCACAGCCACGCGGTCGTCGAACCCCTGCTGGCCTACAAGAAGCTGTCGCGCCTGCTCAGCGCGAACGGGTGGGCGTGGCTCGCCGAGTGGGTGCACGAGGGTCGCTTCCGGCCGATCTACATCACCGGTGGCGTCGTGACCGGGCGCTGGGCATCCGCCGGCGGGGGAGCCCTCCAGCTCCCGCGCAACCTGCGCGCGGCCGTGCGCGCGGACGAGGGCTGGACGCTCGTCGTCGCCGACGTCGCGCAGCTCGAGCCGCGGATGCTCGCCGGCATGGCCGGAGACCGGGCGATGGCGAAGGCTGCGCAGGGCAAGGACCTCTATGCCGGGGTCGTGGAATCCGGGGCCGTCGCGACCCGCGAAGAGGCCAAGTACGCGGTGCTCGGCGCGATGTACGGCGCGACGACCGGCGACAGTGGCCGCCTCGTCCCTCGTCTGCGCAAGGTGTACCCGCGCGCGATGGCTCTCGTCGACAAGGCCGCGCGATTCGGGGAGGACGGGGGAGTCGTCTCGACCTGGCTCGGACGATCCTCGCCTCGTCCGTCCACGGAGTGGGAGGCGATGCAGGCGCGTGCGACGGATGCCGACGCCGATCCCGCAGACGTCGCCCTCGCGCGGCGCCGTGCGAGGGACTGGGGTCGGTTCACCCGCAACTTCGTGGTGCAGGGCACGGCGGCCGAGTGGTCGCTCATCTGGCTCGCCGAGATCAGGCACCGCCTGCAGGCGCTGCCCGATGCGGAGCGGCCCGCGGCGGCATCCGGAGTGTTCCGTTCCCGCGCGCACCTCGCATTCTTCCTGCATGACGAGGTGATCCTGCACGTTCCTGCCGATCAGGCCGAGGCGGCGGCGGATGCCGTGCGCGAGGCCGCAGCCGTCGCCACCCGACGGCTCTTCGGCGGCTTCCCGATCGACGTGCCGCTCGATCTGCGCATTGCGGAGTCGGCCGAGAAGTAG
- a CDS encoding zinc ribbon domain-containing protein translates to MNASPEHQRILLDVADLDRRIAQAERARTKPAQGARITELVAIRQEQLRELTALTGTRDDVRTELTRLEADVKLVEQRRARDADRLATATNPKDAQALEHEIASLLKRQSDLEDIELDVMGRVEDADAAVAAQQALLATTTAEGSALTAQAKADVAAATELGAQLTRDREAVTAALPAPLLAEYTRRTANSAGAALLTRGTCEGCRMLLPGTDLNDIRNAADDLVVSCPECGCILVRTEESGL, encoded by the coding sequence GTGAACGCCAGCCCAGAACACCAGCGCATCCTGCTCGACGTCGCCGACCTGGACCGGCGCATCGCGCAGGCGGAGCGCGCACGCACCAAGCCCGCACAGGGAGCTCGGATCACCGAGCTCGTCGCCATCCGCCAGGAGCAGCTCCGTGAGCTGACGGCTCTCACCGGCACGCGCGACGACGTACGCACCGAGCTCACGCGCCTCGAGGCCGACGTCAAGCTCGTCGAGCAGCGTCGTGCTCGCGATGCCGATCGGCTCGCGACCGCGACGAACCCCAAGGACGCGCAGGCGCTCGAGCACGAGATCGCCAGTCTCCTGAAGCGCCAGAGCGACCTCGAAGACATCGAGCTCGACGTGATGGGTCGTGTCGAGGACGCCGATGCGGCGGTCGCGGCCCAGCAGGCGCTGCTCGCCACCACCACCGCCGAGGGAAGCGCGCTCACCGCGCAGGCCAAGGCAGACGTCGCTGCGGCCACCGAGCTGGGGGCGCAGCTGACGCGCGACCGCGAGGCGGTCACCGCAGCCCTTCCCGCGCCGCTGCTGGCGGAGTACACGCGGCGGACAGCCAACAGCGCCGGCGCTGCGCTGCTCACCCGCGGTACGTGCGAGGGGTGCCGCATGCTCCTTCCCGGCACCGACCTGAACGACATCCGGAACGCCGCAGACGACCTCGTCGTCTCGTGCCCCGAGTGCGGCTGCATTCTCGTCCGCACCGAGGAATCCGGGCTGTGA
- a CDS encoding YchJ family protein — protein MTGERDAAVGDGIPGDATRCPCGSGDVFGGCCGPLLAGAAAPTAERLMRSRFTAFALRDAAYLRASWHPSTRPAVLDLDDDLVWKRLVIVDRVAGGPFDREGIVEFEAFFRQGPERGSLHERSRFVREGRSWLYLDGQVG, from the coding sequence GTGACGGGAGAGCGAGACGCGGCGGTCGGTGACGGCATCCCCGGCGATGCGACCAGATGCCCGTGCGGGTCGGGCGATGTCTTCGGCGGATGCTGCGGACCGCTGCTCGCGGGGGCTGCGGCCCCGACGGCCGAGCGCCTGATGCGGTCCCGATTCACCGCGTTCGCGCTGCGCGATGCGGCATACCTTCGCGCGAGCTGGCATCCTTCGACCCGCCCGGCGGTGCTCGACCTCGATGACGACCTGGTCTGGAAGAGGCTCGTGATCGTCGATCGCGTCGCCGGCGGGCCGTTCGATCGTGAGGGCATCGTCGAGTTCGAGGCATTCTTCCGCCAGGGCCCGGAGCGTGGATCCCTGCACGAGCGCAGTCGCTTCGTACGGGAGGGACGCTCGTGGCTGTACCTCGACGGGCAGGTCGGGTGA
- a CDS encoding aldo/keto reductase, which yields MTALPHFTAHNGFTLPALGFGTYALNGDAGADSVTTAINAGYRLLDSAFNYENEGSVGRGVRAADVDRAEIIVTTKLPGRHHPRDKARTSIEESRSRLGVDAIDLHLIHWPNPHQDEYVQAWEALVEAQQRGTVRQIGVSNFLPEHLERIERETGVRPVVNQIEVHPYFPQHEQLAYHREHGIITEAWSPLGRAKELIEEQVIGEVAAAHGISPAQTVLAWHVARETVAIPKASSLEHQVSNLAAGEILLTAAEVEAISALGRPDGRLFDADPATHEES from the coding sequence ATGACGGCTCTTCCCCATTTCACCGCGCACAACGGCTTCACGCTTCCCGCTCTCGGATTCGGCACCTACGCCCTCAACGGTGACGCAGGAGCCGACTCGGTGACCACGGCGATCAATGCCGGATACCGCCTGCTCGACTCGGCCTTCAACTACGAGAACGAGGGATCCGTCGGTCGGGGCGTGCGCGCCGCCGATGTCGATCGTGCCGAGATCATCGTCACGACGAAGCTCCCCGGTCGCCACCATCCGCGCGACAAGGCCCGCACGAGCATCGAGGAGAGCCGCTCGCGCCTCGGCGTCGACGCCATCGACCTGCACCTGATCCACTGGCCGAACCCCCACCAGGACGAATACGTGCAGGCCTGGGAGGCGCTCGTCGAGGCCCAGCAGCGCGGGACTGTCAGGCAGATCGGCGTCTCGAACTTCCTCCCCGAACACCTCGAGCGCATCGAGCGCGAGACGGGGGTGCGCCCGGTCGTGAACCAGATCGAGGTGCACCCGTACTTCCCGCAGCACGAGCAGCTGGCCTATCACCGTGAGCACGGAATCATCACCGAGGCCTGGAGCCCGCTCGGGCGCGCCAAGGAGCTGATCGAGGAGCAGGTGATCGGCGAGGTCGCCGCCGCGCACGGGATCTCCCCCGCACAGACGGTGCTGGCCTGGCATGTCGCGCGTGAGACCGTCGCGATCCCGAAGGCGTCATCGCTGGAGCATCAGGTGTCGAATCTCGCCGCCGGCGAGATCCTGCTGACCGCCGCAGAGGTCGAGGCGATCAGCGCGCTCGGACGCCCCGACGGCCGACTCTTCGACGCCGACCCGGCGACGCACGAGGAGTCCTGA
- a CDS encoding isoprenylcysteine carboxylmethyltransferase family protein produces MLVVAGIRITPVTARVYFGIQTLAGALWWIAVPLSDVVRRATLGDLPVATVAMFDVPLFVVASALAAAGVRWALWVAAPWTALVAAGMCVYATVTSLAGWGALLMVVAAGASIVAAIIVLCGRVPVEWMVTGPLAFRSADRVGTGRLLARTGMQTLFFWGTFLVAIPVVVSIVEARWMLRVELPLAVRISGGILLVCATALGIWSAVSMSVKGEGTPLPSQMAHRLVVTGPYRYVRNPMAVAGIAQGVAVGLLLGSWMVVAYSLFGSVLWNTVVRPLEEADLHARFGSDFVAYRRRVACWVPVRPAASRAL; encoded by the coding sequence ATGCTCGTCGTCGCGGGAATCCGCATCACTCCGGTGACGGCACGGGTGTACTTCGGCATCCAGACTCTCGCCGGTGCGCTGTGGTGGATCGCGGTTCCGCTGTCCGACGTCGTGCGGCGAGCCACTCTCGGAGACCTCCCGGTCGCCACGGTGGCGATGTTCGACGTCCCGCTCTTCGTGGTCGCCTCCGCACTGGCCGCCGCAGGTGTCCGCTGGGCCCTCTGGGTGGCGGCGCCGTGGACGGCCCTGGTGGCGGCAGGCATGTGCGTCTATGCGACGGTCACCTCGCTCGCCGGCTGGGGCGCACTCCTGATGGTGGTCGCCGCCGGTGCGAGCATCGTGGCGGCGATCATCGTGCTCTGCGGGCGCGTCCCGGTGGAATGGATGGTCACCGGTCCGCTCGCCTTCCGGTCCGCCGATCGCGTCGGCACCGGGCGCCTCCTCGCCCGCACAGGCATGCAGACTCTCTTCTTCTGGGGCACCTTCCTCGTCGCGATCCCTGTCGTCGTCTCGATCGTCGAAGCGCGCTGGATGCTCCGCGTCGAGCTCCCGCTCGCGGTGCGGATCTCCGGTGGCATCCTGCTGGTCTGCGCCACCGCACTCGGCATCTGGTCGGCCGTGTCGATGTCGGTGAAGGGCGAGGGGACACCGCTTCCGTCGCAGATGGCGCACCGGCTCGTCGTCACCGGCCCCTACCGGTACGTGCGCAACCCGATGGCGGTCGCGGGCATCGCTCAGGGTGTCGCGGTCGGCCTGCTGCTCGGGTCGTGGATGGTGGTGGCGTACTCGCTCTTCGGCTCGGTGCTCTGGAACACGGTCGTGCGGCCGCTCGAGGAGGCGGACCTGCACGCCAGGTTCGGGTCGGACTTCGTCGCGTATCGCCGCCGCGTCGCCTGCTGGGTGCCGGTCAGACCCGCTGCGTCCCGAGCACTCTGA